The Theobroma cacao cultivar B97-61/B2 chromosome 2, Criollo_cocoa_genome_V2, whole genome shotgun sequence genome includes the window TGAACTGATGATAAAAGACCCAAAAGGTCACTACTGATggacaaagaaaaaatcaCTAATTGGATAGCATATAATAACATTGATACCTATCACAATAGAAGGATTTCATGAAGTTGAAAGATAAAATGATATACAAAGGTTAAGAAAGTCAGTATGTGCACAGATAAGAATTTTGGAAAGTGAACGTGAACAACAAAACAGTAGAAGGATTTAACTAATGGAGTCGTTTGAAGTTGCCAAAGACAATTCAGGTTAAGCTGTTATGTGCTATTAGACAGATGACAAATGGAGAAAGTAAAACAGAGGGGATAAATCGTGATGAGGCAATTGAAAACAGCGCTATGCCACGTGgatcaacataatatttattgCCTGATTTAAGTATGAAGGCCAGAAATTTATCTAGATAATTCTGTACAACACAAATAAGAACCTTTTGAATCTGGTCATCAGTTTCACAGTTTTTGAGCCAACTTGTAAGCTACCCATTTTTAAGTTGCTATAACAACTACTACTGATAAAAAGGAACTAGAAAGACAAACCATTTTTCTTTGTCCTCAAGCATCGGGGCTGGCTCAATCGATATCATAAACAATACCTATTGCAGACAACAGGTATGTTATCCTTCCAAGACTGATTGAGAATGATGGGGAAAAAACCATCATAAAAACAACATTAATAAGAAAGGTTTGAGGATCCAGAAATATCGAAcatgatattttatatatgcCACAACAGTCCATAACAGAAGTACTGTCAATTAGGGTATATGCATTTTCCTGTAAGCTACCAAACACTCATTTTCAGCTGCAAAATTTAGCACAACAAACAGAGCCCGAGTTTTCACACTTTATCCTGCACCCACATGCCTATAACTGGAAGTAAGAGGTCCTCAGAGAACCAACAGAGGTCCATTTGAATCAATTTATAACAATAACTGGGTGCCACAAGTGAAATCCATGCTCACATTCTATGACTGTCAAAAACCAACTGTTTCAAGAGATTTAAATCAAGCAGAGTATAAATATAACCCCAAAATGCTCAATAATTTACTCAAGGGACTAAAGCAAAATAAAGAATCTATCGTCAATTTACTGACTTGAAAAAAGTAGTGGTAGTATGTAACAAATAGGTAGCCACCACACAGATATATTAAAAACAATCCTCTGAGGTTCAATTTTACAAGGTAACTATAGATCAAAAGCCAGAGTGCAGAACAACAATGGCCAAAGAATTGCATATTTATCAAAGGCATTGGATCTATACAATATAGCCATATATCATACTGAAGGCTACTCTTTTGACCCTGAATAAGGCTGAGTTGCCTTATATGTACCATTTCAGAGGATCCATTCCCAGGGGCACTAATTTTGAAGCCATCCTATCCTATACTACTAATCATGAGTTAATGTCTTTATCAAGGAGATGTAATTCACATCGAGAGTAGTTGTGGCAGGATGCGCATATGGTCATgctgaaaacaagaaaaatatcaaagtttaaatacttcatatcatgcactTACTCTCATTGGATGCACTGCTGATCTTGGAGGAAGTCCctgaaaagaaaatcaaatatgtaaaGAAGATGTCAAGGGTGCTTATCGCTGAGTTTCATTCACCTTCAATATTTCTTTCTCAAAAGTCATTCAATAGAGACAAGCCtcaaattttacaaataaGAGATACAACAACTATTAATTGGGAGTTTCCCTTATTTTGTCCTCAATGGGTGTGAGCCCCACCTTTTCAGTCCTAAGAATAGGAGCTAACAATAAAAACAGTTTATCAAAAATTACTTGGATGACCAATAGGTTCAATTTAAGTTACAAGTAACGAACCCAACAAGGccaaatttcttcttttagaATTGCAAAGAGAACCAATAAGATGCCCATTTCCAGCTTGTGCTGGGAGCTGCAGAGCCAGTAACAGAATAAATAGAAATACCTCTGCCATTTCAACTGCAGATACACCAAGTGCCCACACATCCACCTGGAAGTAAATATTTAGAATGTAAAAGGAAGTTAGACAACAAACAACTTTACCATTTCACATCAAATCCTTTCTATAAGAATCCAATCAACGTTCTACACTaacattttcattaataattaCTAGCAAGAAAAACTTTGTTTAAATATTCTGACAACACCCAGCCTTCTACAGGTTTTCATGAAATTTGGgtttttacttattatttctcttgctttttaaattttacaaatttgtTTTACTTACTTCGTGCAATTCCAAACTTCCAaacttttagtcattcttaTGCATCTATATAAGTGAAATACCCCTAACAAACAAAACAGTGCAAGAAGGCATGACATGATCTTCCCAAAAAGCCCCCTCCTCCAAGTACCAAGATATCACTTTAGTGTCATACTTCAGGATTAGACTACGGCACTAAATAGCAAAGTAATTTATGCTTTTTGTTTTCACaagacaacaaaaaaaaaagtattattattactGCTGAGGCCTGCTTTCACACAAAGTATTATTATTGCTTCACCAAAAATTATAGTTTATGGAAAAGTTCATGCAACTGCCAACCAACACATCTGGCAATGGATCAAAGAACGTCAATGTCAACATGCAAATTATCCATTCCCCAGATCTATCactaaaaagaaatagaaaaaggaaatatgacaagtgttaaagagaaaaattaaaagaagatCAAATCCATGCAAATTAAGGAATATGATACCTTTCCATCATAGCGGCTTTCCTGAATAACTTCTGGAGCCATCCAATGTGGAGTGCCAATaaactgaaaataaaaaaagaataatatcaTGAAAACACTTCCACTAATTGAGAACAaacaaattatcaaattaaatatatgataTCTGTGATGCAAGCCAAGATATACATCAATGTCAACTAATATGGAGGTAAACCTTtcaatatatacatatatatatatatatatacacacacacaagaAGGAGGtgaaagataattaattactacagcagagcaaaaaaaaacccactaaATGAGCTTCAGCACTCATCTACTGGATAGATATCCCCGCTTCCAGAAAAGTACCACTCACCATAAGAGTCTTTAATAACAGAAATTCAGGGAGTTTTTGGTATGCTCATTATGTATAATCTCTTGCACTTGAAACACTGGCTGATGAGTAAACTAGAAGCAGGCTTGCCTTGATTGGTATATTTAACATGATATCTAAAGAGCTGATCTTGTAAACAATTTATTCACCTCAGCACCTTGACATTTGTAAGAAACTGTAGGATGATATTGATTTCAGTTAAGTCATTCAGAAAATTCTTCAGGAGGTTTTCTAGCCTTGATAAACCCATTAACCAAGATAAATCCCAGAACCTTCATCAAAATATCTATCTTATGCTCAAATGAAGTGAACAGTTGGACACATTGCAAAGTAGTTACAATACTACATACCGTATTGCGCTTTGACATGGTCCTTGTAAGCTGTGCTGCTACCCCAAAATCACCTGTtcaatcatcatcatcaaaataacaCCAGATTCACAGATCAGCAAGTTGTCAAGAAGGACAAACCAAAAAGTAATACGTTATTAAGCCCAGATCACATAAGTCCTTTCCCCTTCAATTTATCTCAAACATTCTTGACTATCTTCAAGGTATCTCTATGTCACTACCTAAGTCTGCTTAGGATGCACCAAATGAGAAACACTCTTGTTTCTACTGCATTGCCTTGTATATGAAGGAAGGGACTGACACGAAAATTGTGTTTCTAGGATACTTTCTTTGGTAAACACTATGGATCCAAGTGGACAAGATAGAAACTTCATTATGATGGAAATAACTGTCAAGTGCAACAAACTAGCTACCAACCCTACCAAATGGCAACAATATTAAGATGGATGCACCAATTTCAAGAATATTAACTTCCTAGTACAACTGATTTCGATTagataaatgaataaaaaggGTACTCACCCAACTTGACCTCTCCTTGTTCAGTTAACAAGATATTACCACCCTTAATATCTCTATGCACTTTGAAAATTGAGTGCAAATACTCAAGGCCCTGCTTgagaagaaattgaaagaaacaaaTTGTTAATTAGAAAGTGGAAAAATATTAGACAATGCATAAACATCCCTATGAGATAGCTTGCTAGGCTTCAGTTATTAATTTTTGGGGCCCAGCCCTAAGAAGCACATCTGACAAGAAATAAGAATACAGCCATCCACATGCGAACACGAATTGGTCTAGCATGCAAATGCTATTGATAACATATGACCATTGAACATCAAGCATGACAGACAAATTGACatagaaaaaatgaaactaTGTAAATTAGGCTTCAGTGCATTAAGTTCCATGAGTCCAGAATTTTCGGTTAATTCAATTACCGACCAAATTAACCAATCTAATTtggttaataaattaattggtcGATACTTGATTTTCAGtagattcaattaatttttgaacCAAATTTGGTTAATTTGGTTATAAGAATTTCTTAACTGAAATGACAGTTTGCTCACCATAATCGGTGGCAATTTCTTATGAAGTGAATTTAAATAAGAAGTAGATATCTATCTTGACATAATGTCTGAAAGGAAGAATGTCACTTAGGTTATCTACATGCTCTAAAAGAAATCTCTACAATCATATGATACTAAGGTTCCCTATAACCGGTATTATTTATTTCCAACCGAATAGGCTCAATAATACCTTTAAAGCTTCCCGGCAGATATATGCTATCTGATACTCCTCTAAAGGCTCCTCCGTAACATTCATCAAATCAGCAACACTTCCACCACCACAGTATTCCATTACTATCTGCCCAAACATGGAAATAAGTTATCCCAAAACCAATTAACAGGAAGAAGTAAATGCCCCAACCAGAACAACAATTACAAACCAATGCAACATAGAAACTGAAATTAGCTCAAACTATCCTGAAACAAAATTTGATGGAGAAAAATGCACCAACCCAAAGATATTCTTCCCCTTGGTAGCTCCCAAGGTACCGGACAACATTTGGATGACTACATTGCTGCAACATCTCAATTTCACCACGAATTTCTTCATACCCTTCTTCCtacaaaaaacaaatttaagaGCTCATTCCCAATGATTTATCAGCCAGCCTCTTCGACCATATTAAACACAAACAAGAAATTCATTCGCACCCCTTCACTTAGAGAAATAACTTTGATAGCAACAAGCTCTGAAGTTCTTATATCTCTAGCCTTATAAACAGCCCCGTAAGATCCTTTACCTGCCACCCAAAACCCGATATTAGttaacatttttcctttcatttcaaTTCAACTAAAATCAGCTGAATCCCcactcattaaaaaaaaacacacagACAAACAGCTCACTaagcatttaaaaatgaaaaaaaaaaatagtatgaGTACGAGGATAATTATCATTCGATAAGCTTCAAATTAGCATAAATAAAAACTCACCGAGCTCATTGAGCAACTCATATTTAGTGGAAGGATCCTCTCTAGTAAGGCTATCGGGAATCGAACTCGACGAAACCTTACTATTTTGCAAGAACCGATTCTCTTCCCCTTGCAAAGACGCAGACGAAGTAGAtctcttttgttttccaaACCCTAGCTCTCCCATACTAGCCACCGCTCTGCTCACCACAGTCCCGCTCCCTTCCCTATCGCTCCTTACCGTCGATCTCACCACAAAAGTCCCAAACCCTTCCCCATCGCCATCCACATCCTCCTCATCATCATCGTCCATTTCCTCTCTCCTTGCCATCATCGGACTCACCGCCGCCGCCGGAGGCTTAAACGAAGAAGACGTTTGACCGCGAGTGTTACGACGGCGATCGGTTTTCACGATCATGGTTCCGAAACCTCCTGCGTCTTCATCGTCGTCGACGTCAAAGTCGGTCGGACCGCCGCCTCCGCCTCCGAAGTCCTTCGGGAGACGTTTGAGGAGAGGAGGCAGGGAGGAGTCGTCTTCGTCTTCTTCATCTCCGTCCTTGTAAAGCATCGTGGCGTAAGGGTCCTGTTCACGAGGCGGGCGCGGTTTACGCTTCGATCTGGTGGAGTCGGAATCGGACTCGGATTCGGATCCGGAGTGTATGACGACGGTTGAGTAGAGCTCGGATTTGACCGCGGCTTTTCGGTTACGACGGGGCGGGTAAtccatttctttccttttccccCGCTCGGCCAGTGTGAGCGCGTGAAAGTCAGAGAGCTCAGATCAGTGAAGGCAGAATCGCAGATGACCGTCGCCTTGCGCtggaattaaaaaataaataaaaataattgtagTATTTTCCTAAGTTGGACATATGATGGCCCCACCACTTGCCATGTACTGGACTTTATATTTGGGCTTTTCTAGGTTAAAGCCCATTTTTTCAACTTGTTCAGAGTATAGCCCACTACATTGATTGGGCCTGTCATCacatcagcccattaaattcatccaaaaaaataaataactaaaaatatttttcttattaaattagacataaatatattaaaaaattaaaaataatttaatttcaatttaaaaaatagtactatttttttagagagaaaaaagtaAGGCATGTAAAAGAGCAAGATTATTTaggaaagaaaaactttttaaaagaaatgaagtttaaattgaaaaaacaccaaattagttataatttttaatgtacGTAATTAATTTAACACCAATTCGAACAATTTTCTTAATATAGATTCTACTAATTCTAGGATTATTCGTCTGACTAATACCATGTTCACATGCACACTCGTACTCTATGcacatgtatgtatatataaatgtgtatatgtatataaaatgaaaatgataacTTTACCCCATAACAGATGGACCAAGTTTAGAATTCGAATAAATGCTCATGTGAATTCGAGATATTATGTCTTAACGAGAGAGATTTGAACACTTTATCCActttaacaaatttttaacaaaaaaatccaTCTAAACCCTTGAAACATTGGTGACTCCCCATGAGATAATTAAATAACCATTAAAATacaatttgaaataaaaataaaaattcgaGTCTTATCTTTTAAACAAAAGAGACATATACTTATTATTAAGTCGGGAAATTTCAAGCTACACAGTAATTATTGTAGCCAAAGAAAGGATCTTTGAGAAATATATGCTTCCAATTCTAAGTGATTCAAGAAGAAAGGGGTCAAGGGGAAAGTTGAAAACCTTTTGACTGAAAAATGTTCTCTCATTATGCATATTGCTCCACTTTGGTTTGAAGATTTGGGTTTTGAACAAAAGGTCCAAATTCCATTATTAAAagacaaataaattaaaaaaaaatagtgatATTGGAAGAATCCCACTGATAATCCAAGGGGTTTTCATGTTACTACTACTCTTTTGATCACTTCATCaacaagataaaaaaaaaaaaaaccaaaggaatTTAAGAAGGCTGTTGGTTGGTTCTTTGTCCACAAAATTTTACAAGTAAGACAAAACCAAAAGAATTTGAGAACACGATGGGGAAGTGGCTCTTACCTACACCTTGCTCCAAGCCCCAGTGTGACCTTGACTTTGAAATGATTGGATTCCCTGCCCTTTACCAAAACAATGCAATGAGCAAAAaacgaaataaaaatatcaatatctATCAATTATGCAAAAAAAGATGTAGGGTTTATATTTAGAAAATTGTCTTACggtcttagaaaatgtaagATAATTTTCTTAGATCAACAAGTTTAATTTCcttcatattaaaattttttatatatttttcccttttaaacataaaaaaatatttaaaaactttttcgaaaaatattttcatgctTTCCGAACGGAGCAATGTTCATTCGTCaacttttcatccttttcATCCAACCAAAACCGAAAAGTTAAGTACCTTTTAGTAATGGATGATTATATGCcaccaaaaagaaaagcctACATTCTCTCTACCCCAAGATTATGGAATCACTCGTAtagaaaaatgatgatgatgggtcaAGGAATACCATAAACATTGAGCCTCATTTTGAACTCAATTCCATTTTCAAACCAACCAGAATCAATACTTTGCAGTTCCAAAAGGCAACTTAGCCCCATTACTTGATACTGATATGCCCTAAGCTTAGGTTGTTAAAGCTCTCTCGATGATATGCTGCTGCAGCAGTGATTACCCAGCCGAATGCTTTCGGGTTTCATGGTGTTAAGCTAGGCTGGCTAGCTATGGCTAAATTCTAAAGCCCTAAGCAGGTAGCTAGCTAGTGATTATCATCTGCAGTAGCCCACAGTttcttaatgctttttttTCTGGTATGATTTAGAAAGAATGAAATGATCTAGCACAGCTGGGGTGTGAAACTTTCGGCACAAGGAGTTGCTTCGAGGGGTCCACTTTCAATACGGATGCCTAGATTTATCCATGCCAAAGCCCTTGTTCATGCCCCTCATGCTGCTGGTTCTGGTCCAAATTATTGCTATAGAGAGTAGAAACACAGGGTctgatgatgataatgatgcATTTTTTCTAGAACAAATGATTGATGGGGATGCATGTATCAACCAACATATGCCACGACATGCACACTtatgaaagattttttttttccttctttccaAACAGCATCATTTCATGCGTTAATCATAATCTATGCATACTAATAGGCTGTACTGATAAACTGATGATAGTTGATGACAAATGATTGATGGGATGTTTGCATGCATGCATCAATCAATAGGAGCCAGCAAGAgggtttttttcttcttaaatgACAGATATGGAATGACTATATGTAAAGTAAGGTGGAAAGATACATAGGCCATCAGAATGGCATCATAGCTAGCTAGCAATCCACAAAACtgtgaaaaacaaaattcccAATGATAATTGGTTAATGTTTTCTGGAGAGCAAATGCAAAGAGGGGAATAAAATAGAGATGAggaatcaataaaaaatgataaaaagagGGCAACTTGCATGGCTGCTTTGGCAATATAGAAAGTGTTGGTTTGGATATCCAAATCCCAATTGCATCTCCTTTACACACACGCAGACAGAAAAGAAAGGCAGGAAGCTTTTTTTACAAGGCATAAAAACCTGTGGAAGATATATTCCTTTTAAAGAATATAAACCCCCCTGTGAACCACTAATGGTCCCCATCTCACTGTTGATGTTAGGCCTTGGGGTTCTTATTCTTCAATCATATGAAAGAGTAGTACTCTAAAGTAAAGCTcccataaaaacaaaaacaaaaaacccaaaaatattttctcaaattaattattagccGATACAATTTTAATTCTTAGCCCACTTGCAAAGGAATCCCATTTCTTTTGTTgggttattttttttttcttgtttaatgCTTGTTAAAAGCAAGGTTGAGAGAGTCAAGGAATGGCCTGGAAATCTCCAAAATAGCAACTAAAAGATATCTTGAATGGTCAGTGTCTCATTCAAATGGATCTGCCTGTATATAACAATGGCTTTTGAGCATGTATGGGACAAAAGATGCACAAAAACAAGACAAAAATGGAATAAAGGTGGAGGGGGCACCATGGGATGGAAGAGATAtgggtgtttttttttttttatattaatgatGATATATAGCCAATGAAGGAAGTGATTTGTTGTGTTGAACAAGGGTTTGATATATATGGTTAAGATCTGATGAGGGAATGCAATCTGTGGAAGCACATTCCATAAGTGGGAATATATAAGGTATCCGTATTTTTGTATAGTAAATCTTAAAGGGAACCCTAAAGGTATGATACATATGCTTTGTAGTAACAATTGTAATATGTAGACAGGAAGGGACAGGGATAGGGAGATCATATTAACACTTTGCTACCTtcatctcttctttttctttgagaaAAGGAATGCATCCATCCAAGATAGATATTTATTGGTCGGTTTGATCGAAACCGACTTATTTCGAAAGATATTTTGGTTTGAATGAacgatatttttgaaatatattttataaatataaaatatattaaaaataacaaattttcaatcgattcaattataaattttgaatgcAAAAACCCGAGCGAAATAATCAAATAGATTATCCttcctaattgattaaatcaaattaatactCACCTATAAAATAGACTACTCTCTCGATCATGACCCTAGTTTGAAGCCATTAGCTTAAAGCCTtcaaacataataatttgGTTATTACGAAGAAAAGGTCTTTGTTTGCCTAAGCATAGTCTTCTGTTATTATATCAtggttgattaattaaatcctTATTTTTAATCCtacttatattttttgtttgtagGAAGCAAAAACAGCAAGAAGAAATGACAAATTACAAAACTAAAACCTCGAgcattttcattaataaagaattaaattaattctaaCTCGTGATTCTTCAATAATCAAAGAGTTAAATTGGAGTCTCTCAACACTAATTATATTATGAGTTAATGTATCTTTTATACTCAGAGTCAGAActcatttatttgttttagcAACCATGTATAGTAAGCGCCAGAAATGGTCATGACCAAGGTGACAGATTACCACTGTCTGTTGCATGCTTCCAACAGTAATAATATACTTAATTTTGTTTGCATGgcttgaaatgcaagtttttctcttctctcctTTTCCACAATTTGCTTGAAAGTTAAACCACTTCCTTATTGGCTCTGCCAAGATTCTCACAAAACTGGTTATACTGATTATCTTTTTGCTAGTTATGCAAGCAGAAGCAATGGGGGTATCATCATATCTTTTAAGTAATCTTTCTCGAAAATTAAAACTTCAATgagctgctgctgctgctttTGACAGATTGAAGTGGGTATACATTCAATGGCTATCATCATATGGAACTTCTGGGAACATGAAATAGTAACATAGAAAGTACATGTACATAAGGCTGTGAACAAGGGCAACGATCGACAAGCTTTGTACAATGGCATAAGATGTTCATTACTGCATCCATTGTTTCTTTTcagaacatatatataatgcCATAAACACAAGCTAAGAGTCATGACAACATCTTACAAAGGATAACATGCTGGCTAAGACTACTGATGTTGCTGCAATCTTAAACCATGCACCCAAAATCCTACCACATCTTTTTTCAAAAGTTCAGTTCACCAGAAACTATCAGAGCCACAAAGAAAAACCCTATTCCTAACTGAAAACGAACATAGAATTTAAACCAAGCCAAAACCAACCAGCCACCTAGAAAGAGTTTCAAGCAACCCTAGGTATAGCCTTGCAAACCAGAGGGTTCTTCATCTCCATGGAGAGTTTCAAATGTTCAGTCAAGTCCACATCCCCATCCTGACAGGGAACCCATTTGAAAGCTTGAAGTAACTGAGCCAACCAGATATGAACAGTCACCAAACCCATGGCTTTCCCTGGGCAAACCCTCCTACCGGAACCAAAAGGAGCCAACCTAAGATCAGACCCCATGATGCTCACATCTGCTTCCAGGAAACGCTCTGGCTTGAACTTTTCTGGCTCTGCCCACACTTCTTCATTATGAGTTATTGCCCACATGTTCACCATTGCTGTTGTGCCTGCTGGAACAAAATTATCACCAACGTGAACATCATGGATGGCCAGGCGAGCCCATGAGAGAAGGGGCCCTGGTGGATGCATCCTAAGAGTTTCCTTCACAATGGCTTGAAGATAAGGCAGATTTGGAACGTCAGAATCTGACACCTGCTTTGTGTTGCCAACAACAGCATCAATCTCAGCTTGAACCTTTGATTGGATTTCTGGGTGCAAAACCATTCTAGCTAGAATCCATTCTATCAAGATTGCCACAGTATCAGTACCCCTGAATATCATCTCCTGCGAAACCATGCAATATAAGTGTTGAATAGGTAAAGCAACAAAATAAAGCACAAAAACTAAGCAGTTAAAAGTTAAGTATAGAATGAAGTAGCATACCCATAAAACAGCAATCATATCGGAGTCATTGAGTTTCTCATGCTTCTCCCAATCAAGTAACACATCAACAAAGTCACCAACTTCACTACCATCATCTTCCAAGTCCCCATTAACCCTTTTCAGCCTATGCTCTTCTATTATCTTCCCGACAAAGACGTTAACTTTTGCAACCAATTTCCTACATCTTGTCCTTACTCCTTGCAAGTCTAGCCAGcacagaaaaggaaaatgatcaCTCCAGTTAAATATCCCCAACAACTCGTACCCCTCACTCACAAGATCCTCAAGCTCTAACCCTTCTCCAGTCATCTCAAAGTCATACTTTTTACCAAACACAGTCGCCATCACATTGTTCAAAGACGAAAAATGAAGCACCTTTTTGACCAAAACCTCACCTTTTGCTTCCATTAAACACCGGACCTCTTCCACCAGCTTGACACCAATTTCTTGTCTAAATCCTGCAAAGCCAGCAATCCTCTTGGGACTAAATAAATGGGTGGCTGAGATTCTTCTCAAATTCCTCCAATACTCTCCATATGGAGCAAAACCCATTGCCCTGTGAAACAAAAGCTCAAAGGCCGACTCCTTCACTGGCCTATCAGCAAAAGCTGAGTTGTTAAGAATCTCCCTTGCAGTTTCAGCGTCACTGGAAATGATAAATCGAGTGAATCCGACAGAGAAAGCCATCAATTTCACTGCCTTAATGGTTTTAGCAAGTTTAGCAAGAACTCGATGAGGGGTGGAGCCAGTAAACACAGTGAGTAACCCGAGGAGCGGGAACCCGAGTGGACCAGGGATTGCAAAACTCGCCTTGGACCTGAAACGAGCCCATGCAAGCCCCCCTGGAGAAAGCCACAAGGCAATGATTCCAACCAAAAGAACCGCCCAAAGAAACGCTTCAAAGCTCAACGAAGGTGAGTGAAACAACAGAAAACCATATTCCAGGGTCATGTTTGACACTTGCTCTAAGACGGGTATTCAACAAAAACTGATCTTTGGCAAATGGAGAAGCAGATTTTGACTTACAGGGAAGCAACTaggaaggagaagaaatgGAGAGTTACTTGGTAAGCGCAAGAGACAGGGAGGAGAGGGACAAGTGATTAAATAGAGGAGTGGGATAGGCAGTTAAGAAGTGAAACTTGATTGACCATGgtagtaaaaaataaactaaccctgattaaaaaagataatgaAGATTTCTGCAGTACTCTCTTATAATGACAGTagtagaaaaatatattttgactTTAAGAGGTTTGCTGTGGGATGTGAAAACTGAAAACAACAATTTCAgcattttatttctaaaaggAGGAATCCATTTCGTATCGCAGCAGTATTTTACCCCATTCTGATTATGATTCCAGCCCACGCTCTCCTCTCTTTCTCCCTCCTTTATACAAAAATGCTTTTGGGAGCGAAATCTGAAGCGACGTGTATGTACGTAATGTTGACAGTAGTGTCATGGGCATACTCGATAAGATGAATCTTAGCCGTGTGATTTTGTCCAAAGATGATGATGGGGATGTACTGGAACATGTGTTGTTAGGACTGTAGCAGGGTGGGGAGGAGACTAGGGCATTGGGGCTAAGAGAGTCTTCACGTGGGTGTTTAGTGGTATCAATAGATTGA containing:
- the LOC18610232 gene encoding germinal center kinase 1 isoform X1 — protein: MDYPPRRNRKAAVKSELYSTVVIHSGSESESDSDSTRSKRKPRPPREQDPYATMLYKDGDEEDEDDSSLPPLLKRLPKDFGGGGGGPTDFDVDDDEDAGGFGTMIVKTDRRRNTRGQTSSSFKPPAAAVSPMMARREEMDDDDEEDVDGDGEGFGTFVVRSTVRSDREGSGTVVSRAVASMGELGFGKQKRSTSSASLQGEENRFLQNSKVSSSSIPDSLTREDPSTKYELLNELGKGSYGAVYKARDIRTSELVAIKVISLSEGEEGYEEIRGEIEMLQQCSHPNVVRYLGSYQGEEYLWIVMEYCGGGSVADLMNVTEEPLEEYQIAYICREALKGLEYLHSIFKVHRDIKGGNILLTEQGEVKLGDFGVAAQLTRTMSKRNTFIGTPHWMAPEVIQESRYDGKVDVWALGVSAVEMAEGLPPRSAVHPMRVLFMISIEPAPMLEDKEKWSLVFHDFVAKSLTKDPRLRPTASEMLKHKFIEKCKCGASVMFPKIEKAKQIRAAMVQEAQTLAPTISGVNQPPEGSKLNEDYGDTVPSRPQNMGLEVANEAPATGTLKKHHILDGVKVTGEAGEFGTVIVHGGDEVQKSFAQSQLQSGKAASTALEHVESTLINGTGRQLAESWVDNRRGGSANNTTMASISVPPEQKLRSDSVLQAQAEGGSEISGSTLKNETVSKKAFALQDKLFSIYAAGNTVPIPFLRATDISPIALLSDNVLGGMHQDSSGTVAVEAVQELFAGDGQSKKGRRAQNEFNMLQMPLPPSVYQRLTSSSTLMNLAHALAYHKMCYDEMPLQELKATQEQQTIQNLCDTLRTILRL